The following coding sequences lie in one Miscanthus floridulus cultivar M001 chromosome 9, ASM1932011v1, whole genome shotgun sequence genomic window:
- the LOC136482395 gene encoding uncharacterized protein, with the protein MDLRRLAVFAAALAAGWWARGAEASIHTYDLEPFREVGNAFLLSGGSEGIVADEADPAAPPSSFIKFVNVTFWRTPEAAESHAKMAHSTGLVQAILFEAADRDNIGGSAYGGQRSICCTPDLAKLEGCKQGEVIRRPSSDDPDWPYMLDTHFSANHLSVKLEDEPVRITKTGMYNLFFISCDPKLRGLTMSGKTIWKNPGGYLPGRMAPLMKFYVLMSLAYLLVMIVWFSQYIRFWRDILPIQNWITLVIALGLFEMTLWYFEYLNFNSSGVRPVGITTWVVTVGAIRKTVSRLLILSISMGYGVVRPTLGGLTSKVLLLGLTYFLASELLDISENVGTINDISGKARLFLVLPDAFLDAFLILWIFTSLSRTLEKLQARRSSVKLDIYRKFTNALAVSVIASVAWIGYEVYFKATDPFSERWQSAWIITAFWDVLAFVLLLVICYLWAPSQSSQRYAYSGEAADDDDEESQSLTKGDGEVGMVKIDKDRTAGVSGAFSLEDEAEEDKRE; encoded by the exons ATGGATCTCCGCCGCCTCGCGGTGTTCGCGGCCGCCCTCGCCGCCGGGTGGTGGGCCCGCGGCGCGGAGGCGTCGATCCACACCTACGACCTGGAGCCCTTCCGCGAGGTGGGCAACGCCTTCCTCCTCTCCGGCGGCAGCGAGGGCATCGTCGCCGACGAGGCAGACCCCGCCGCCCCGCCATCCTCCTTCATCAA GTTTGTGAATGTTACATTTTGGAGAACCCCAGAAGCTGCGGAATCACACGCAAAAATGGCACATAGTACGGGCTTGGTACAGGCTATACTATTTGAAGCTGCAGACAGGGATAACATTGGGGGATCTGCCTATGGCGGACAGAGGTCCATATGTTGTACCCCGGACCTTGCTAAACTAGAGGGCTGCAAGCAAGGGGAAGTAATCAGGAGGCCGTCCTCTGATGATCCAGATTGGCCCTACATGCTAGACACGCACTTCAGCGCTAATCACCTTTCAGTGAAGttagaagatgagccagtgcGCATTACAAAGACAGGCATGTACAACTTGTTCTTCATATCCTGTGATCCAAAACTGAGAGGCCTTACTATGAGTGGGAAGACTATCTGGAAGAATCCTGGTGGGTACCTACCGGGACGAATGGCTCCTTTGATGAAATTTTATGTTCTCATGTCGCTGGCGTATCTGTTGGTAATGATTGTTTGGTTTAGCCAATACATAAGGTTCTGGAGGGATATATTGCCTATCCAGAATTGGATCACTCTAGTCATTGCACTTGGTCTGTTTGAGATGACACTATGGTACTTTGAATACTTGAACTTCAACAGCAGTGGTGTGCGGCCAGTTGGAATCACAACTTGGGTGGTCACTGTTGGAGCTATCAGGAAAACAGTTTCGCGTCTACTCATCCTTTCTATCTCAATGGGTTATGGTGTTGTTCGTCCAACTTTGGGAGGTCTCACTTCCAAGGTCTTGCTACTCGGACTTACATATTTCCTGGCGTCTGAGTTGCTGGACATCTCAGAAAATGTTGGAACAATTAATGATATATCAGGCAAAGCAAGGCTTTTCCTCGTCCTTCCTGATGCATTTTTGGATGCTTTTCTCATACTTTGGATTTTCACTTCTCTTTCCCGCACTCTAGAGAAGCTACAG GCAAGGAGGAGTTCCGTGAAATTGGATATATACAGAAAGTTTACAAATGCATTGGCTGTTTCTGTGATAGCTTCAGTTGCCTGGATTGGTTATGAG GTCTATTTTAAAGCGACAGACCCCTTCAGTGAGAGGTGGCAGAGTGCCTGGATCATAACTGCCTTCTGGGATGTTCTTGCGTTTGTGTTGCTTCTTGTGATTTGTTATCTGTGGGCACCATCCCAAAGCTCACAAAG ATATGCATATTCAGGTGAAGCtgctgacgatgatgatgaggaatctCAATCTCTGACGAAAGGAGATGGTGAAGTAGGGATGGTAAAGATTGACAAGGACAGAACCGCTGGTGTTAGTGGTGCTTTCAGCTTAGAAGATGAGGCTGAGGAGGACAAGCGGGAATAG